A stretch of Tripterygium wilfordii isolate XIE 37 chromosome 11, ASM1340144v1, whole genome shotgun sequence DNA encodes these proteins:
- the LOC120008776 gene encoding uncharacterized protein LOC120008776 encodes MDDNRNDSDDEELETIAIFAGSVFYFTEFDPLFQEHWPFWSSSLTGHKYITDLIKGNPAKTMAILRMQKGVFVDLCNVLTTKYGLVTTRELGAKEIVAIFVYIVAQGVGNRTMQDRFQHSGETIHRHFHSVLESLYRMSKDIIKPRDPEFKDIPKKIYDDQRYWPFFRDCIDAIDGTHIPAVIPQDTRVPYIGRKGVTTQNVMAVCSAHDSHIFHEILGNDNNNFPQPPQGKYYLVDAGYPNQRGYLAPYKGQMYHLEVFQNGPEPQGPCEAFNRAHSSLRSVIERTFGILKKKWLILSRMPSYSFETQVKIVVACMTLHNFVRLHKLEDEDFTTYNDESVNVNATYGYANKVDVGVLEDIEMMTLRDMIAAGLFEI; translated from the exons ATGGATGATAATAGGAATGATAGCGATGATGAAGAGTTGGAGACAATTGCCATATTTGCAGGGTCAGTATTTTACTTCACCGAGTTTGATCCGTTGTTTCAAGAACATTGGCCATTTTGGTCATCCTCACTTACAGGCCACAAATACATTACCGATCTGATAAAGGGGAATCCTGCAAAAACCATGGCAATTTTGAGGATGCAAAAAGGTGTGTTTGTCGATTTATGCAACGTGTTAACGACAAAATATGGATTGGTTACTACACGTGAGCTTGGGGCGAAGGAGATAGTTGCAATCTTTGTTTATATTGTCGCACAAGGTGTTGGTAATAGAACAATGCAAGATCGTTTTCAACACTCTGGTGAAACGATTCATAGGCATTTTCACAGTGTACTAGAAAGCCTATATCGCATGTCGAAAGATATTATCAAGCCACGTGATCCCGAATTCAAAGATATTCCTAAGAAAATATATGACGATCAGAGGTATTGGCCATTCTTTAGAGATTGCATCGACGCCATTGATGGTACGCATATACCTGCAGTTATTCCACAGGACACACGAGTGCCATATATTGGAAGGAAAGGGGTGACTACTCAGAATGTGATGGCTGTTT GTTCTGCACATGATTCTCATATATTTCACGAGATACTTggaaatgataataataatttccCTCAGCCTCCTCAAG GTAAATATTATTTGGTCGATGCCGGTTATCCTAATCAACGGGGATATCTTGCACCATATAAAGGACAAATGTATCACCTTGAAGTTTTTCAAAATGGTCCGGAGCCTCAAGGTCCCTGTGAGGCATTCAACCGTGCTCATTCGTCTCTTAGGAGTGTTATTGAGCGGACTTttgggattttaaaaaaaaagtggttgATCTTATCACGAATGCCATCATATTCGTTTGAAACTCAAGTGAAGATTGTAGTGGCTTGTATGACTCTACATAATTTCGTACGCTTGCACAAActtgaggatgaagattttaCTACGTACAATGACGAATCGGTCAACGTCAATGCTACTTATGGCTATGCAAATAAGGTCGACGTCGGGGTATTAGAAGATATTGAAATGATGACTTTACGAGATATGATTGCAGCAGGATTATTTGAAATATAA
- the LOC120008602 gene encoding 40S ribosomal protein S24-1, producing the protein MADKAVTLRTRKFMTNRLLSRKQFVIDVLHPGRPNVSKTELKEKLAQMYDVKNSNSIFVFKFRTHFGGGKSTGYGLIYDSVESAKKYEPKYRLIRNGLDTKVEKSRKQMKERKNRAKKIRGVKKTKASEAAKGGKKK; encoded by the exons ATGGCGGACAAGGCAGTCACACTTCGTACCAGGAAGTTCATGACCAACCGCCTCCTTTCCAGGAAGCAATTC GTCATTGATGTTCTTCATCCAGGCAGACCCAATGTTTCTAAG ACAGAGCTCAAGGAAAAGCTGGCACAAATGTACGATGTGAAGAACTCCAATTCAATCTTTGTTTTTAAGTTCCGGACTCATTTTGGAGGTGGGAAGTCTACTGGTTATGGGTTAATTTATGATTCTGTGGAGAGCGCCAAGAAGTATGAGCCCAAGTACAGGCTGATCAGG AATGGTCTTGACACCAAGGTAGAAAAGTCAAGGAAGCAGATGAAAGAGAGGAAGAACAGGGCGAAGAAGATTCGTGGAGTTAAGAAG ACCAAGGCCAGTGAAGCAGCCAAGGGTGGAAAGAAGAAATGA
- the LOC120009939 gene encoding guanosine deaminase-like — MEEAKAVQDRDQKFLSKAVEEAYQGVENGDGGPFGAVVVHKDEVVVSCHNMVLKHTDPTAHAEVTAIREACKKLNQIELSDCEIYASCEPCPMCFGAIHLSRVKRLVYGAEAEAAIAIGFDDFISDALRGTGFY, encoded by the exons ATGGAGGAAGCCAAGG CTGTGCAGGATAGAGACCAGAAGTTCTTGTCAAAAGCGGTAGAAGAAGCATACCAAGGAGTTGAAAATGGTGATGGCGGTCCATTTGGTGCAGTTGTTGTTCATAAGGATGAGGTTGTTGTGAGTTGTCACAACATGGTTCTGAAACACACAGATCCAACTGCACATGCAGAGGTTACAGCCATCAGAGAG GCATGTAAGAAGCTCAATCAGATTGAGCTATCGGACTGTGAAATATATGCCTCCTGCGAGCCTTGTCCGATGTGTTTCGGTGCCATCCATCTTTCAAGAGTCAAG AGGTTGGTCTATGGAGCGGAAGCTGAAGCAGCTATAGCTATTGGGTTCGATGATTTTATTTCTGATGCATTGAGAGGTACTGGGTTTTATTAG
- the LOC120009718 gene encoding uncharacterized protein LOC120009718, translating to MPLVNPSASSRLGFDGIGDSSNNISMPTTPTSGTPNTASKNSQPPQVLPERHIERPLGQKSTKDKRSRSVGTSSQASDAASERLHSTICAWKQKSKSRLESMKQINEEQQFHAIKFAKLEEIQKCIQITKDLVNTEKDLLSLMPELPTDEVAAKVIARMRQLDELDKEHQCIRAMEFSPRASTRICDEMQENNINPCNLESRFDDVESMGDRT from the exons ATGCCATTAGTCAATCCTTCTGCATCTTCACGTCTAGGTTTCGATGGCATAGGTGATTCTAGCAATAATATTAGCATGCCTACAACCCCTACATCTGGTACACCCAACACTGCTTCTAAAAATTCACAGCCTCCTCAAGTCCTACCGGAAAGGCATATTGAACGACCATTAGGGCAAAAATCCACAAAGGATAAACGTAGTCGTTCTGTGGGTACAAGTTCCCAAGCCTCTGATGCTGCAAGTGAAAGATTGCATTCAACCATCTGTGCTTGGAAGCAAAAATCTAAGTCAAGATTAGAatcaatgaaacaaataaatgaagagCAACAGTTCCATGCTATTAAGTTTGCTAAGCTTGAGGAGATTCAAAAGtgtatacaaataacaaaagatCTTGTGAATACTGAGAAGGATTTGTTGTCCTTGATGCCAGAACTCCCTACAGATGAGGTCGCTGCTAAAGTCATTGCTAGAATGAGGCAGCTTGATGAGTTGGACAAAGAGCACCAA TGCATTCGAGCTATGGAATTCTCACCTAGAGCTTCAACAAGAATTTGTGATGAAATGCAAGAGAATAACATTAATCCATGCAACCTCGAGAGTAGGTTCGATGATGTTGAGTCAATGGGGGATCGTACTTGA
- the LOC120008777 gene encoding uncharacterized protein LOC120008777 — protein sequence MSLQQQELDDIALLEHALAKVEESEPELPRINTRSFINRDRAKAHEHLVKKYFAVDCIYPPRMFRRRFHMRIELFHWIRIDLEAAQPYFQLRYDCTGRAGFSSIQKITAALQILAYGNPIDRENEALCIAETTTLETVRIFCKTIIELYSDQYLRAPNQRDLSHLLEENKSHGFLGMIGSLDCMH from the coding sequence ATGTCTCTACAACAACAAGAGCTCGACGACATTGCCTTGCTTGAGCATGCGCTTGCAAAAGTAGAGGAGTCCGAGCCCGAGCTACCACGAATTAATACACGATCTTTCATTAATAGAGATCGTGCAAAAGCGCATGAGCATCTTGTCAAAAAATACTTCGCTGTTGACTGTATTTACCCACCACGCATGTTTCGACGTCGGTTTCACATGAGAATTGAGTTGTTCCATTGGATCCGAATCGACTTAGAAGCAGCTCAACCATACTTTCAGCTGAGATATGATTGCACAGGTAGGGCTGGGTTTTCTTCAAtccaaaaaattacagcagcatTGCAGATTCTGGCTTACGGCAACCCAATCGATCGTGAGAATGAAGCTTTATGCATTGCAGAGACTACAACTTTAGAAACAGTTCGTATATTTTGCAAAACTATTATCGAGTTGTACTCAGATCAGTACTTACGAGCTCCGAATCAAAGAGACCTTTCTCATTTACTAGAAGAAAATAAGTCTCATGGTTTTCTTGGTATGATTGGTTCATTAGATTGTATGCATTAG
- the LOC120009024 gene encoding guanosine deaminase: MEEAKVVEAKDGTISVASAFSGHQEAVQDRDHKFLSKAVGEAYQGVENGDGGPFGAVVVRNDEVVASCHNMVLKHTDPTAHAEVTAIREACKKLNQIELSDCEIYASCEPCPMCFGAIHLSRVKRLVYGAEAEAAIAIGFDDFIADALRGTGFYQKAQLEIKKADGNGAIIAEQVFEKTKEKFTMY; encoded by the exons ATGGAGGAAGCTAAGG TGGTGGAAGCTAAAGATGGAACTATCTCGGTGGCTTCTGCTTTTTCTGGTCATCAAGAAG CTGTGCAGGATAGAGACCACAAATTCTTGTCAAAAGCAGTAGGAGAAGCATATCAAGGAGTTGAAAATGGGGATGGCGGTCCATTTGGTGCAGTTGTTGTTCGTAATGACGAGGTAGTTGCGAGTTGTCATAACATGGTTTTGAAACACACAGATCCAACTGCACATGCAGAGGTTACAGCCATCAGAGAG GCATGTAAGAAGCTCAATCAGATTGAGCTATCGGACTGTGAAATATATGCCTCCTGTGAGCCTTGTCCGATGTGTTTTGGTGCCATCCATCTTTCAAGAGTCAAG AGGTTGGTCTATGGAGCGGAAGCTGAAGCAGCTATAGCTATTGGGTTCGATGATTTTATTGCCGATGCATTGAGAGGTACCGGGTTTTATCAAAAGGCTCAGTTGGAGATCAAAAAAGCTGATGGAAATGGTGCCATCATTGCTGAACAAGTGTTTGAGAAAACGAAGGAAAAATTTACTATGTATTAA